A region from the Benincasa hispida cultivar B227 chromosome 10, ASM972705v1, whole genome shotgun sequence genome encodes:
- the LOC120089332 gene encoding uncharacterized protein LOC120089332 gives MAIEKNNFKVSRLDYEFSPGSKKSISSDEDELQRRTSAVESDDDDDEFDDADSGAGSDDYDSLEWAETGVEFCHVDNQTCSIPLELYDLPGLEDILSVDVWNECLSDEERFSLSKYLPDMDQETFMLTLKELFTGSNFHFGSPIKMLFSMLKGGLCEPRVALYRHGLKFFQRRQHYHLLRKHQNNMVSSLCQMRDAWLNCRGYSMDERLRVLNLMRSQKSFHDERAEGLETDSSDRISGEGFHRRFKDKIMASKMPNFSSYNASSNLDFPSGGRLTNLEALEYGKQNSKGTFKLAGSKFPSLVEPMVRLPSAYNDLDINSRPYGSIGDLPQLRKVGGYDSGPMLRIRDETRIGDANEETTYRKGTPRDRKTSFGGGMDKGVLEAGKRYEALSGNIFDNFIGLPLSSKGDLYGKNKNLFPKRGVVAEKPTSMRTSYNPSKKTKLPENSQLIGDQTKSTKGGISQVPRKGTKVDPEDLASSLQHTKIQGKSSGMDPLFKNTDWNIRGKKWKTGMEPSDLSYGAYRSPSPQVNEGHLLSELRAKPSKKKTKGRFVQKGGSDPASSKGNKKFIRGEETESDSSEQFEDDEDSNPLLRSKLAYPSVMEISQSSLLNSGLDPKKVKYVKKDIKEHTGSLDPLSYSKKIVNKSPQHGYAFSGVNSMKTRQGKIQDSGSFQELSSKVSEKSFLPVLDTFSDDDDDGKKNSKMFNNGQLQKEPSKRSRKSSSKVLTTEGKQKGRGNLDLSVQSRNLPDYAVDEEDDTHEIRLFEDDYGADRFPQAGLQSESFMGISGERPDGPLLGCNSVKKKRKVKADVTEMDRKDEGELQSDTLQQIKDSTSSKKKTKKRQKADSYSSDVGTTEPPAIETVAVDMEQETKPQRNSFPLITPTVHTGFSFSIMHLLSAVRLAMITPLPEDMLEPIKEKKKRHEGDITVDLSHDNKADVNNVEQAEEVNVPSLTVQDIVDRVKSNPGDPSILETQEPLLDLVRGVLKIFSSKTAPLGAKGWKMLAVYEKSTKTWSWIGPVSRSSTDYEAIEEVTSPEAWGLPHKMLVKLVDSFANWLKSGQETLQLIGSLPAPPASLIHFNVDEKERFRDLRAQKSLNTISSSTEEVRDYFRREEILRYSIPDRAFSYTAADGKKSIVAPLRRCGGKPTSKARDHFMLKKDRPPHVTILCLVRDAAARLPGSIGTRADVCTLIRDSQYVVEDVSDAQVNQVVSGALDRLHYERDPCVQFDGERKLWVYLHREREEEDFEDDGTSSTKKWKRPKKDVIEQSSNRGLVTVAYHASGEQSGYDICSDLNTEPPCIDDVKGMEQIYGDARQNLEHDMENNHESDHDEMCPGSQIMKASNPMEETRLICQENSTNEDFDDEAFGRERPVGFLSASIS, from the coding sequence ATGGCTATTGAGAAGAACAATTTTAAGGTTTCGAGGTTGGACTATGAGTTTTCACCTGGGAGTAAGAAGAGTATTTCCAGTGATGAGGATGAGCTTCAAAGACGTACCTCTGCTGTGGAGTCTGATGATGACGACGATGAGTTTGATGATGCAGATTCTGGGGCAGGGTCTGATGATTATGATTCGCTGGAATGGGCAGAGACTGGAGTGGAATTTTGTCACGTTGATAATCAGACTTGTAGTATTCCTCTCGAGTTGTATGATCTTCCGGGTTTGGAAGATATATTGTCAGTCGATGTATGGAATGAATGTCTAAGTGATGAAGAGCGGTTTAGCCTCTCTAAGTATCTCCCAGATATGGACCAAGAGACTTTTATGCTCACGCTAAAAGAGCTTTTTACAGGTAGTAACTTCCATTTTGGAAGCCctataaagatgttatttagCATGTTGAAGGGGGGATTATGTGAGCCAAGAGTTGCCCTTTACCGTCATGGACTGAAATTTTTCCAGAGGCGGCAACATTATCATCTTCTGAGGAAGCATCAGAACAATATGGTTAGCAGCCTTTGCCAGATGAGAGATGCTTGGCTTAACTGTAGAGGATACAGCATGGATGAGAGGCTCCGTGTCCTAAATCTTATGCGAAGTCAAAAAAGTTTCCATGATGAGAGGGCTGAAGGCTTAGAAACTGACTCGTCAGATAGAATCTCAGGTGAGGGGTTCCATCGAAGGTTCAAGGACAAGATAATGGCTTCTAAAATGCCCAACTTTTCTTCATATAATGCAAGTTCCAATTTAGATTTTCCTTCAGGGGGTCGGTTGACTAATCTTGAAGCACTAGAATATGGAAAACAGAATTCCAAGGGTACATTTAAGTTGGCTGGATCCAAGTTTCCTTCTTTAGTGGAACCCATGGTCCGCCTTCCTTCAGCTTATAATGATTTGGATATTAACTCAAGGCCGTATGGATCAATAGGTGATCTCCCTCAACTGAGAAAGGTAGGTGGATATGATTCAGGCCCAATGCTTAGGATAAGGGATGAGACAAGGATTGGTGATGCTAATGAAGAAACAACCTACAGAAAGGGTACCCCACGGGATCGAAAGACCTCATTTGGTGGTGGAATGGATAAGGGGGTTCTAGAAGCTGGTAAGAGATATGAGGCTTTGAGTGGTAACATTTTTGACAATTTCATTGGACTTCCGTTGTCATCAAAAGGTGATTTGTATGGAAAGAACAAGAATTTGTTTCCAAAGAGGGGTGTTGTGGCTGAAAAGCCCACCAGCATGAGGACATCCTACAATCCTTCCAAAAAAACCAAATTGCCTGAAAATTCTCAGTTAATTGGGGATCAAACCAAGTCTACAAAGGGCGGCATTTCTCAGGTCCCACGTAAAGGTACTAAAGTTGACCCTGAAGATCTTGCCAGTTCACTCCAACATACCAAGATTCAAGGGAAGTCTTCTGGTATGGATCCACTGTTTAAAAATACTGACTGGAACATTAGGGGAAAGAAATGGAAGACTGGTATGGAGCCTAGTGATCTTAGTTATGGAGCATATAGATCTCCCTCACCTCAGGTAAATGAGGGACATCTGCTCTCTGAATTAAGAGCGAAACcttcaaaaaagaaaactaaaggAAGATTTGTCCAGAAAGGGGGATCAGACCCTGCTTCCtccaaaggaaacaaaaagTTCATTAGAGGTGAAGAAACAGAATCAGACTCATCTGAGCAGTTTGAAGATGATGAGGATAGCAATCCTTTATTGAGGAGTAAGTTGGCCTATCCCAGTGTAATGGAAATTTCACAGTCTTCATTGTTGAATTCTGGCTTAGATCCTAAAAAGGTCAAGTATGTCAAGAAAGATATTAAGGAGCACACTGGTAGTCTTGATCCACTATCATACTCCAAAAAGATTGTTAATAAATCTCCTCAGCATGGATATGCCTTTAGTGGAGTTAACAGTATGAAAACAAGGCAGGGAAAGATTCAAGACTCTGGTTCTTTCCAAGAGCTATCCTCCAAAGTGTCAGAAAAGAGCTTCCTCCCAGTTTTGGATACATTcagtgatgatgatgatgatgggaagaaaaattccaaaatgTTCAATAATGGCCAGTTGCAAAAAGAACCTAGCAAAAGGTCACGTAAATCCTCATCTAAGGTCCTCACTACCGAGGGAAAACAGAAAGGCAGGGGCAACCTTGATCTTTCTGTGCAGTCAAGAAATCTGCCCGATTATGCtgttgatgaagaagatgataccCATGAGATTAGATTATTTGAAGATGATTATGGAGCTGATAGATTTCCACAGGCAGGTCTGCAAAGTGAGTCATTTATGGGCATTTCCGGTGAAAGACCTGATGGTCCTTTACTAGGATGTAACTcagtaaagaagaaaaggaaggtGAAAGCGGACGTGACAGAAATGGATAGAAAGGATGAAGGTGAATTGCAGAGCGACACCCTCCAACAAATTAAAGATTCCACTTCATCGAAGAAAAAGACAAAGAAGAGGCAGAAGGCTGACAGTTATAGTTCTGATGTGGGAACAACTGAACCTCCTGCTATAGAAACGGTGGCAGTGGATATGGAGCAGGAAACAAAGCCTCAGAGAAATTCGTTCCCATTGATTACACCTACAGTTCACACTGGATTTTCATTCTCGATCATGCATCTTCTTTCTGCAGTTCGCTTGGCCATGATTACTCCACTTCCAGAAGATATGTTAGAACCcataaaggagaagaagaaaaggcaTGAGGGTGACATCACGGTAGATCTTTCTCATGATAACAAGGCAGATGTGAATAACGTAGAACAGGCTGAGGAAGTAAATGTTCCTTCGCTAACAGTTCAAGATATAGTAGATCGCGTGAAATCTAACCCTGGGGATCCTAGCATTCTTGAGACGCAAGAACCACTTCTGGATTTGGTGAGAGGGGTTCTGAAGATATTTTCATCAAAAACAGCGCCTTTAGGAGCTAAGGGCTGGAAGATGCTAGCAGTTTATGAAAAATCAACGAAAACATGGTCATGGATTGGCCCAGTTTCTCGAAGTTCAACAGATTATGAGGCCATTGAAGAGGTGACGTCACCTGAAGCTTGGGGTCTTCCCCACAAGATGCTTGTTAAGTTGGTTGACTCATTTGCCAATTGGCTTAAAAGTGGCCAAGAAACTCTTCAACTAATAGGAAGTCTTCCAGCTCCTCCTGCCTCGTTAATTCATTTCAATGTTGATGAGAAAGAAAGGTTTAGAGACTTGAGGGCTCAGAAGAGTCTTAATACTATTAGCTCCAGTACTGAAGAGGTGAGGGACTATTTTCGTCGAGAAGAAATTCTTAGGTACTCAATTCCTGATCGTGCTTTCTCCTACACGGCAGCCGATGGTAAAAAATCCATTGTTGCTCCCTTGAGAAGGTGTGGCGGTAAGCCTACTTCTAAGGCACGGGATCATTTCATGCTAAAGAAAGATCGCCCTCCACATGTCACAATTCTTTGTCTTGTGAGAGATGCTGCTGCACGATTGCCAGGAAGCATTGGGACCAGAGCAGATGTGTGTACGTTGATAAGAGATTCACAATATGTTGTGGAAGATGTATCTGATGCACAAGTTAATCAAGTTGTGAGTGGTGCATTGGACAGATTGCATTATGAACGTGATCCTTGTGTGCAATTTGATGGTGAAAGAAAACTGTGGGTTTATTTGCATAGAGAAcgtgaagaagaagattttgAGGACGATGGTACATCATCTACTAAGAAATGGAAGAGGCCTAAAAAAGATGTGATTGAGCAATCATCTAATCGTGGACTTGTGACAGTAGCTTACCATGCATCTGGAGAACAATCTGGATATGACATTTGCTCTGATCTCAACACAGAACCCCCGTGTATTGATGATGTTAAAGGAATGGAACAAATTTATGGTGATGCGAGGCAAAATCTGGAGCATGACATGGAGAACAATCATGAATCTGATCATGATGAGATGTGTCCAGGTTCACAGATTATGAAGGCTTCTAATCCTATGGAAGAGACCAGATTGATATGCCAAGAAAATTCCACCAATGAAGATTTTGACGATGAAGCGTTTGGGAGGGAACGGCCGGTCGGATTCCTAAGTGCGAGCATATCATAA
- the LOC120088812 gene encoding zinc finger protein CONSTANS-LIKE 5-like codes for MAFSPFLSAASHSSADLAGVDFDWLPDSSINKLWNSEFSDSCGDGSPTSPPQSLTIRPSNNNFLLHQSFPHLDPSLQSNDLFLQRTFSSSSPPPSASAPTAANRLINRPLFPAGDFQRNNQRAESPVSCESSITIEGMSRACRYSPEEKKERIERYRTKRNQRNFNKKIKYACRKSLADSRPRIRGRFARYNDDVVKNYPMQWSHGQEEEQEANNCGDNWIKYFIDAYSTNLIP; via the exons ATGGCCTTTTCCCCATTTCTCTCCGCCGCCTCACATTCCTCCGCCGACCTCGCAGGCGTTGATTTTGACTGGTTGCCCGATTCTTCCATCAACAAGCTTTGGAACTCTGAATTTTCCGACAGTTGTGGCGACGGTTCACCGACTTCTCCGCCGCAATCCCTAACAATCCGTCCAtcaaataacaattttttattacaCCAATCTTTTCCCCACCTTGATCCTTCTCTCCAATCCAATGATTTATTTCTTCAACGCACCTTTTCTTCCTCGTCACCACCGCCCTCCGCCTCAGCCCCCACCGCCGCCAATAGACTTATCAACAGGCCGCTATTCCCCGCCGGCGATTTTCAG AGGAATAATCAGAGAGCAGAGAGTCCAGTTTCATGTGAAAGTAGCATCACCATTGAAGGGATGAGCAGAGCATGTAGGTATAGCccagaagagaagaaggaaagaattGAAAGATATAGGACCAAAAGAAACCAGAGGAACTTCAACAAGAAGATTAAg TATGCTTGTAGGAAGTCGTTGGCAGATAGTCGACCACGAATCAGAGGACGATTTGCAAGGTACAACGATGATGTAGTAAAGAATTATCCAATGCAATGGAGTCATGGgcaagaagaagaacaagaagcaAATAATTGCGGTGATAATTGGATCAAGTATTTCATCGATGCATATTCCACGAACCTTATTCCATAA